A region from the Anomaloglossus baeobatrachus isolate aAnoBae1 chromosome 11, aAnoBae1.hap1, whole genome shotgun sequence genome encodes:
- the LOC142256350 gene encoding ly6/PLAUR domain-containing protein 5-like, with amino-acid sequence MPSTGAILLGLTTSFLLVTGCCSLECFACNETSDVGCSSLSTISCNEGDNACAAVSFYAKLGNLTENLIVRGCDRGFPMTSVIMANPLGVQILASRILCDSSICNQEILDLSDKFPDVEGNDTSDLQCYSCLSTNKSKCSTESAEKVNCSSDLNACYEAEGNITIRGISFPFFVKKCSEPTNDTAINIDIDVYSLSLNSAFCSENLCNENLLVEKPVTVPPNVTSTETETPPTTKAKPVTSTPIKTTSGIGRTCPCYLMMIILVIMKLIF; translated from the exons ATGCCATCCACCGGCGCTATTCTCTTGGGTTTGACCACCAGCTTCCTTCTCGTGACTG GTTGCTGCAGTCTGGAGTGTTTTGCCTGTAATGAGACCTCGGATGTCGGATGCTCCAGTTTGAGTACAATTAGCTGTAATGAAGGTGATAACGCGTGCGCAGCAGTTTCTTTCTACGCAAAATTAG GAAACCTGACAGAGAACCTAATAGTGCGAGGATGTGACAGAGGCTTCCCAATGACTTCCGTTATTATGGCAAATCCTCTTGGCGTACAAATACTTGCTTCAAGGATTCTCTGTGACTCTTCGATATGCAATCAAGAAATCCTCGACTTAAGCGACAAATTCCCGGATGTTGAAG GCAATGACACCAGTGATCTGCAATGTTACTCTTGCCTCAGCACAAATAAGTCAAAATGCTCCACGGAATCAGCTGAGAAAGTGAACTGTTCATCGGATCTCAATGCTTGTTACGAAGCTGAAGGAAACATCACTATAA GAGGAATATCCTTTCCTTTCTTCGTTAAGAAATGTTCTGAGCCTACCAATGACACCGCCATCAACATCGATATCGACGTGTACAGCCTATCCCTTAATTCTGCATTTTGTTCAGAAAACCTCTGCAATGAAAACCTTCTAGTAGAAAAACCAGTAACAGTTCCCCCCAATGTAACCTCGACTGAAACAGAAACTCCCCCTACCACTAAAGCCAAACCTGTGACCTCTACCCCAATAAAAACTACCAGTGGCATCGGGAGAACATGTCCATGCTACTTGATGATGATCATTCTGGTCATTATGAAACTCATCTTCTAA